The following proteins are co-located in the Bradyrhizobium sp. AZCC 2176 genome:
- a CDS encoding glycosyltransferase family 39 protein — protein MSTASILPTAARGKRFRSIRRLAAWLASCAGDPRTGLLLVTGFAAVHAVLWTLILVNLKTGQDVHMDVAEAYAWGQKFLLGYGKHPPLSGWVAGVWFMFFPVTDWATYALAMATLACGLVICWLVALRVVDRRRAFFVVVMLALYPIFNFKGFKYNPDLLQLVTLPLVVLAYLDAFEKRSSKSGVWLGLAGALALMTKYWVLTMIGAVGLAALIHPARLQFLRSPAPWVAIATLVVAMLPHLMWLKQVDFVPLTYAGDTYSLTDRAMIDDLALGYVLHNLALLAVPVVLGAIALVWRPFRLTPFPALARGANSGVNMSQALNVWIIQAVVAIGPPLGALVFHVYIKTDWGIPLFFLTPLALIAIPALRVRKVALLNLTVTWLVISLIVLAASPKIVAYELSEKRTAGATYRARSELARGLTEAWHTRFYSRWPVVAAYMDTGQPMTFYSPDHPAPLTPNEPWSSGLTSLEEAKRSGFIGICEPGHWKFEECEAWMKTHAADAERMVMTTRRFFLGMPGPATAWNIFIVPPAK, from the coding sequence ATGTCGACTGCATCCATTTTGCCCACGGCCGCGCGCGGCAAGCGTTTTCGCTCCATTCGGCGGCTGGCGGCGTGGCTGGCCTCATGCGCCGGTGATCCCAGAACCGGCCTGTTGCTGGTGACCGGCTTTGCCGCGGTCCATGCCGTGCTGTGGACGCTGATTCTGGTCAATCTGAAGACCGGGCAGGACGTTCATATGGACGTCGCGGAAGCTTACGCCTGGGGACAGAAGTTCCTGCTTGGCTATGGCAAGCACCCGCCGCTGTCCGGATGGGTCGCCGGCGTCTGGTTCATGTTCTTTCCGGTCACGGACTGGGCAACCTATGCGCTGGCGATGGCGACGCTGGCTTGCGGCCTCGTGATCTGCTGGCTGGTGGCGCTGCGCGTGGTCGATCGCCGGCGCGCGTTCTTCGTCGTGGTGATGCTCGCGCTCTATCCGATCTTCAACTTCAAGGGCTTCAAGTACAACCCGGACCTGCTGCAGCTCGTCACGCTGCCGCTCGTCGTGCTGGCCTATCTCGATGCGTTCGAGAAGCGCAGCAGCAAATCCGGGGTGTGGCTTGGGCTCGCCGGTGCGCTGGCGTTGATGACCAAATACTGGGTGCTGACCATGATCGGCGCCGTCGGCCTTGCCGCATTGATCCATCCCGCCCGCCTGCAGTTCCTCCGTTCGCCGGCGCCATGGGTCGCGATTGCCACGCTGGTGGTGGCGATGCTGCCGCATCTGATGTGGCTGAAGCAGGTCGACTTCGTCCCGCTTACCTATGCGGGCGATACGTATTCGCTCACTGACCGTGCGATGATCGACGATCTCGCGCTGGGTTATGTCTTGCATAATCTCGCATTGCTGGCCGTGCCGGTGGTGCTCGGCGCGATCGCGCTTGTCTGGCGGCCGTTCCGCCTGACGCCGTTTCCGGCCTTGGCGCGCGGCGCCAATTCCGGCGTGAACATGTCGCAGGCGCTGAATGTCTGGATCATCCAGGCGGTGGTGGCGATCGGGCCGCCGCTCGGCGCCTTGGTATTCCACGTCTACATCAAGACCGACTGGGGCATCCCGCTGTTCTTCCTGACGCCGCTCGCACTGATCGCGATCCCGGCGTTGCGGGTCCGGAAAGTCGCGCTGTTGAACCTGACGGTGACCTGGCTGGTGATCTCGCTCATCGTGCTGGCGGCATCGCCCAAGATCGTCGCCTATGAACTGAGCGAAAAGCGCACCGCAGGTGCGACCTACCGGGCGCGGTCCGAACTCGCCCGCGGACTGACGGAAGCCTGGCACACGCGGTTTTATTCGCGCTGGCCGGTGGTCGCGGCCTATATGGATACCGGCCAGCCCATGACCTTCTATAGCCCCGATCATCCGGCGCCGCTGACGCCGAACGAGCCATGGTCGTCGGGCCTGACTTCGCTCGAGGAGGCGAAGCGATCGGGCTTCATCGGCATCTGTGAACCCGGCCACTGGAAATTCGAAGAATGCGAGGCGTGGATGAAAACCCATGCCGCCGATGCCGAGCGCATGGTGATGACCACGCGGCGGTTCTTTTTAGGTATGCCCGGCCCCGCGACGGCCTGGAACATCTTCATCGTGCCGCCGGCCAAATAA
- a CDS encoding SDR family NAD(P)-dependent oxidoreductase, whose product MDLDLTDKTALVTGSTRGIGLATAIGLAQMGAAVIINGRDKAAVGEAVAKVQAAAPLAEVHAAVFDLGHAAGCAALVKQFPDVDILVNNLGIYEPKGFFEIEDADWTRMFEVNVMSGVRLTRHYLKRMLDNKDWGRVVFVSSESGVYIPKEMVHYGFSKSAQLVIARGAAETTKATNVTVNSVMPGPTWVEMAPVRLAARAEAAGTSVDDLVQRTFTERRPASLLQRYAQPEEVANLICYVCSKASSATNGAALRVDGGIVTNPF is encoded by the coding sequence ATGGATCTCGACCTGACGGACAAGACGGCGCTCGTCACCGGTTCGACACGCGGCATCGGGCTCGCTACCGCCATTGGGCTAGCGCAAATGGGCGCGGCGGTGATCATCAATGGGCGCGACAAGGCGGCGGTCGGCGAGGCCGTGGCAAAAGTTCAAGCGGCCGCGCCATTGGCCGAGGTGCATGCCGCAGTGTTCGATCTCGGCCATGCGGCGGGCTGCGCCGCGCTGGTGAAGCAATTCCCTGACGTCGACATCCTCGTCAACAATCTCGGCATCTATGAGCCGAAAGGCTTCTTCGAGATCGAGGATGCCGATTGGACCAGGATGTTCGAGGTCAACGTCATGAGCGGGGTGCGGCTAACCCGACATTATTTGAAGCGGATGCTCGACAACAAGGACTGGGGTCGCGTCGTGTTCGTCTCCAGCGAATCCGGCGTCTACATCCCGAAGGAGATGGTGCACTACGGCTTCTCCAAGTCGGCGCAGCTCGTCATCGCGCGCGGCGCGGCCGAGACCACCAAGGCCACCAACGTGACGGTCAATTCGGTGATGCCCGGTCCGACCTGGGTCGAGATGGCGCCGGTTCGTCTCGCCGCGCGCGCCGAGGCGGCTGGAACCAGCGTCGACGATCTGGTCCAGCGCACCTTCACCGAACGCCGGCCGGCGTCGCTGCTGCAGCGCTACGCCCAGCCGGAAGAGGTCGCCAACCTGATCTGCTACGTCTGCTCAAAGGCCTCCAGCGCCACCAACGGCGCCGCACTCCGTGTCGACGGCGGAATTGTCACTAATCCGTTTTGA
- a CDS encoding HPr family phosphocarrier protein produces the protein MSDDAAPDKELGPNVPAGAISRELLIINKRGLHARASAKFVQMVERFNAEVWVTRGSETVGGTSIMGLMMLAAGPGTSVVVSAIGPEAQQAVDAIAALVADKFNEEGV, from the coding sequence ATGAGCGACGACGCCGCGCCCGACAAGGAACTCGGGCCGAACGTGCCTGCGGGCGCTATTTCGCGGGAACTTCTCATTATCAATAAGCGCGGCCTGCACGCGCGGGCATCGGCCAAATTCGTCCAGATGGTCGAACGCTTCAATGCCGAAGTCTGGGTGACGCGCGGCAGTGAAACCGTCGGCGGAACTTCTATCATGGGGTTGATGATGCTGGCGGCGGGACCAGGAACCTCGGTCGTGGTCTCCGCGATCGGCCCCGAGGCCCAGCAAGCGGTGGATGCAATCGCCGCGCTGGTCGCCGACAAGTTCAACGAAGAAGGCGTGTGA
- a CDS encoding PTS sugar transporter subunit IIA, with product MIGLVLVTHGRLADEFKAALEHVMGPQKQIEAITIGAEDDSDLCRSDIIEAVNRVDSGDGVAILTDMFGGTPSNLAISCMSRPKVEVLAGINLPMLVKLAKVREERSLPDAIAMAQEAGRKYVTIASRVLAGK from the coding sequence ATGATTGGTCTAGTGCTTGTGACCCATGGGCGCCTTGCCGACGAGTTCAAGGCGGCGCTCGAACATGTCATGGGTCCGCAAAAACAAATTGAAGCCATCACGATTGGAGCCGAAGACGACTCCGATCTGTGTCGAAGCGATATCATCGAAGCGGTGAATCGCGTCGACAGCGGCGATGGTGTCGCCATCCTCACCGACATGTTCGGCGGCACGCCTTCCAACCTCGCGATTTCCTGCATGAGCCGCCCCAAGGTGGAAGTGCTCGCAGGCATCAATCTTCCCATGCTGGTCAAGCTTGCCAAGGTGCGCGAAGAGCGCTCGCTTCCCGATGCCATCGCCATGGCCCAGGAGGCCGGCCGCAAATACGTCACCATCGCCAGCCGCGTGCTCGCCGGCAAATGA
- a CDS encoding HPr kinase/phosphorylase: MTPVASVHASAVLVGDRAVLIRGPSGAGKSRLAFDLILAGRAGQLPPAVLVGDDRVHLDTVAGELWVRPVPELAGLIEIRGLGIRRCDFASEAIVGLVADLAASDAERLPPPEALSIRINGILLPRIPIGIGYDPLPLIAAALTTTASSGSVQPLDDCSKGIGNHISPNIATD; this comes from the coding sequence ATGACGCCGGTTGCCAGCGTGCACGCCTCCGCCGTGCTGGTGGGTGATCGCGCGGTGCTGATCCGTGGGCCGTCAGGCGCCGGAAAGTCGCGGCTGGCCTTTGACCTGATTCTCGCCGGACGCGCCGGACAGCTTCCGCCGGCCGTTTTGGTCGGCGATGACCGTGTCCATCTCGACACAGTCGCCGGAGAATTGTGGGTCCGCCCGGTGCCGGAACTGGCCGGCCTGATCGAGATCCGGGGCCTCGGCATCCGTCGCTGCGACTTCGCAAGCGAGGCCATCGTCGGCCTTGTGGCCGATCTCGCGGCCAGCGATGCGGAGCGGCTGCCGCCGCCAGAAGCACTCTCTATCCGCATAAACGGTATTTTATTACCGCGAATCCCCATCGGAATCGGCTACGACCCCCTCCCGTTGATTGCAGCCGCCCTGACGACAACCGCAAGTTCAGGTTCTGTCCAACCTTTGGATGATTGTTCGAAGGGGATTGGTAACCATATAAGCCCCAATATCGCCACCGATTAA
- a CDS encoding sensor histidine kinase, producing the protein MLDRTQPDPSLNHEDALELLERDRVADVNPGEKGWRRPLGWLRRAGQFFFALSFSSLTRRIVSLNLAGLVALVASILYLSQFRAGLIDARAQSLLVQAEIIAGAIAASATVETNTITIDPDRLLDLKPGESYGAPDEASGLDFPINPERVAPVLRRLISPTKTRARIYGGDGGMILDSRSLYGRGDVLRFELPPPSTEKPGFVERATISIRTWLNRGDLPLYRELGPENGKGYQEIVQALDGVKSSMVRVNDRGEVIVSVAVPVQRFRAVHGALMLSTQGDDIDQMVTAERLAILKVGGVASAVMIVLSLLLASTIAGPVRRLADGAERVRRRIQTRVEIPDFTRRRDEIGHLSGALRDMTNALYSRIEAIEMFAADVAHELKNPLTSLRSAVETLPLARNDTSRARLLEVIEHDVKRLDRLISDISDASRLDAELQRQDMAPVDLRRLLTTLTSVANETRLGHDVAVEARFEGRGATDTFSVPGHDSRLGQVISNLLSNAQSFSTPGGKVRVTCRRVRSEIEIVVDDDGPGIGEDALERIFERFYTDRPHQGFGQNSGLGLSISKQIIEAHTGRIWAENRHGPADADGRATVAGARFVVRLPAP; encoded by the coding sequence TTGCTAGATCGAACGCAGCCCGATCCAAGCCTGAACCACGAGGATGCTTTGGAGCTCCTCGAGCGGGATCGCGTTGCCGACGTTAACCCGGGCGAGAAGGGCTGGCGGCGGCCGCTCGGCTGGTTGCGCCGGGCCGGGCAATTTTTCTTCGCGCTCTCCTTCTCCAGCCTCACGCGCCGGATCGTCTCGCTCAATCTGGCGGGGCTCGTCGCGCTGGTGGCGAGTATTCTCTATCTGTCGCAGTTCCGCGCCGGCCTGATCGACGCGCGCGCGCAGAGCCTTCTGGTGCAGGCCGAAATCATCGCCGGCGCGATCGCCGCCTCCGCCACTGTCGAAACCAACACCATCACCATTGACCCGGACCGTCTGCTCGATCTGAAGCCCGGCGAAAGCTACGGCGCGCCGGACGAAGCCTCCGGGCTGGATTTTCCGATCAATCCGGAGCGCGTCGCACCGGTGCTGCGGCGGCTGATCTCGCCGACCAAGACCCGCGCGCGCATCTATGGCGGCGACGGCGGCATGATCCTCGACAGCCGGAGTCTCTACGGCCGCGGCGACGTCTTGCGCTTCGAACTGCCGCCGCCCTCGACGGAGAAGCCGGGCTTCGTCGAGCGCGCCACGATCTCGATCCGCACTTGGCTCAATCGCGGCGACCTGCCGCTCTATCGCGAGCTGGGTCCGGAAAACGGCAAGGGCTACCAGGAAATCGTCCAGGCGCTCGATGGCGTGAAAAGCAGCATGGTGCGGGTCAACGACCGCGGCGAGGTGATCGTCTCGGTCGCAGTCCCCGTGCAGCGGTTCCGCGCCGTGCATGGCGCGCTGATGCTGTCGACGCAGGGCGACGACATCGACCAGATGGTGACCGCTGAGCGGCTGGCGATCCTCAAGGTCGGCGGCGTCGCCTCCGCGGTCATGATCGTGCTGTCGCTCTTGCTCGCGAGCACCATCGCGGGTCCGGTGCGGCGGCTGGCCGACGGCGCCGAGCGCGTCCGCCGGCGCATTCAGACCCGCGTCGAGATTCCCGATTTCACCCGCCGCCGCGACGAGATCGGCCATCTGTCCGGCGCGCTGCGCGACATGACGAATGCGCTCTATAGCCGCATCGAGGCGATCGAGATGTTCGCCGCCGACGTCGCCCATGAATTGAAGAACCCGCTGACCTCGCTGCGGTCGGCGGTAGAAACGCTGCCGCTGGCGCGCAACGATACCAGCCGCGCGCGGCTGCTCGAGGTGATCGAGCACGACGTCAAGCGGCTCGACCGGCTGATCTCGGATATTTCCGACGCCAGCCGCCTCGACGCCGAATTGCAGCGCCAGGACATGGCGCCGGTCGATCTGCGCCGGCTGCTGACGACGCTGACCTCGGTCGCCAACGAAACCCGGCTCGGCCACGACGTCGCAGTCGAGGCGCGCTTCGAGGGTCGCGGCGCCACCGATACGTTCTCGGTGCCGGGTCACGATTCCCGGCTCGGGCAGGTGATCTCCAACCTGTTGTCCAACGCGCAATCGTTCTCCACGCCCGGTGGCAAGGTGCGCGTCACCTGCCGCCGCGTGCGCTCGGAAATCGAAATCGTCGTCGATGATGACGGGCCGGGCATCGGCGAGGATGCACTGGAACGCATCTTCGAGCGGTTCTACACCGACCGGCCGCATCAGGGCTTTGGCCAGAACTCGGGCCTTGGCCTGTCGATCTCCAAGCAGATCATCGAAGCGCATACCGGACGGATCTGGGCGGAAAATCGCCATGGGCCGGCCGATGCCGACGGCAGGGCAACGGTGGCCGGCGCGCGCTTCGTGGTCCGGCTGCCTGCGCCATGA
- a CDS encoding response regulator transcription factor, with product MPTIALVDDDRNILTSVSIALEAEGYRIMTYTDGASALDGFRTSPPDLAILDIKMPRMDGMETLRRLRQKSDLPVIFLTSKDEEIDELFGLKMGADDFIRKPFSQRLLVERVKAVLRRGQPKDPTAVPKEPDARALDRGLLRMDPERHTCTWKNEPVTLTVTEFLILQALATRPGVVKSRNALMDAAYDDQVYVDDRTIDSHIKRLRKKFKVVDDDFEMIETLYGVGYRFKEA from the coding sequence ATGCCCACAATCGCCCTGGTCGATGATGACCGCAACATTCTCACTTCCGTGTCGATCGCACTCGAAGCCGAAGGCTATCGCATCATGACCTACACGGATGGTGCCTCGGCGCTCGACGGCTTCCGCACTTCGCCGCCGGACCTCGCGATCCTCGACATCAAGATGCCGCGCATGGACGGCATGGAAACGCTACGCCGGCTGCGGCAGAAGTCCGACCTGCCGGTGATCTTCTTGACCTCCAAGGATGAAGAGATTGACGAATTGTTCGGCCTGAAAATGGGCGCGGACGACTTCATCCGCAAGCCGTTCTCGCAGCGCCTGCTGGTCGAGCGCGTCAAGGCCGTGCTCCGCCGCGGCCAGCCCAAGGATCCGACCGCCGTGCCGAAGGAGCCGGATGCGCGCGCCCTCGACCGCGGCCTCCTGCGGATGGATCCGGAACGTCACACCTGCACCTGGAAGAACGAGCCGGTGACGCTGACGGTGACGGAATTCCTGATCCTGCAGGCGCTGGCGACGCGGCCCGGTGTGGTGAAAAGCCGCAATGCGCTGATGGACGCGGCCTATGACGATCAGGTCTATGTCGACGACCGCACCATCGACAGCCACATCAAGCGGCTGCGCAAGAAGTTCAAGGTGGTCGACGACGATTTCGAGATGATCGAGACGCTGTACGGCGTCGGCTATCGCTTTAAGGAAGCCTGA
- a CDS encoding HugZ family pyridoxamine 5'-phosphate oxidase produces the protein MQPTADFDASKLARSLLRRSRQGALATLMPESGDPFCSLVNVASHADASPILLISRLALHTKNILGDSRVSLMLDERATGDPLEGARIMLAGRAEEATGETAKILRRRYLNAHPSAEAFVDFKDFSFFRIAPSGLHLVAGFGRIIDLKPERFLTEIGDAADLLEAEQGAVEHMNEDHRAAMNLYATKLLGADTADWRCTGCDPDGMDMQADTATLRLDFPERVTSAVALRKMLVRLAGDARAKG, from the coding sequence ATGCAGCCGACCGCAGATTTTGATGCTTCCAAACTTGCCCGTTCGCTGCTCCGGCGTAGCCGACAGGGCGCGCTTGCCACCCTTATGCCTGAAAGCGGCGACCCCTTTTGCTCTTTGGTTAACGTCGCCAGCCACGCCGACGCATCGCCGATCCTACTGATTTCGAGGCTCGCGCTGCATACGAAAAATATTCTCGGCGACAGCCGCGTATCGCTGATGCTGGATGAGCGTGCCACCGGCGATCCACTGGAGGGCGCACGAATCATGCTGGCGGGCCGGGCCGAGGAGGCCACAGGGGAGACTGCGAAAATCCTGCGCCGGCGCTACCTCAACGCCCATCCATCTGCAGAAGCGTTCGTGGATTTCAAGGATTTCTCGTTCTTTCGGATCGCCCCGTCGGGCCTGCATCTGGTCGCCGGTTTTGGCCGCATCATCGACCTCAAGCCTGAGAGGTTTCTGACCGAGATCGGCGATGCCGCCGATCTGCTGGAAGCCGAACAGGGCGCTGTCGAGCATATGAACGAGGATCACCGCGCGGCAATGAATCTCTACGCGACCAAGCTGCTGGGTGCCGACACCGCCGATTGGCGCTGCACCGGCTGCGATCCCGACGGCATGGACATGCAGGCCGACACCGCGACGCTGCGGCTCGATTTCCCGGAACGCGTCACCAGCGCCGTGGCATTGCGCAAGATGCTGGTGCGGTTGGCGGGCGATGCACGGGCCAAGGGCTAA
- a CDS encoding phosphoenolpyruvate carboxykinase has product MQETGLRNGAFGADKFGLKNLKTVHWNLGAPQLYQYSLSAGEAVLSADGALCADTGEFTGRSPKDKFTVRDATTDKNMWWAGNQSITSDQFAALYADFLKHAEGMTLFAQDLYGGADPSFQIKTRVFTELAWHSLFIRTLLIRPEASVLRDFVPELTIIDLPSFRADPKRHGVRSENVVAIDFARKIVLIGGSYYAGEMKKSVFTTLNYYLPAKGVLPMHCSANVGPKGDAAIFFGLSGTGKTTLSADPNRTLIGDDEHGWGNDGVFNFEGGCYAKCIKLSKEAEPQIYAASKRFGAVLENCVLDKDTREVDFDDGSKTENTRSAYPLDFIPNASRTGRAGQPKNVVMLAADAFGVLPPIAKLSPAQAMYHFLSGYTAKVAGTERGLGNEPQPEFSTCFGSPFLPLDPSVYGNMLRELIAKHNVDCWLVNTGWTGGKYGTGSRMPIKVTRALLTAALDGSLRNVQFRTDKYFGFAVPTALPGVPSEILDPVNTWKDKAEFDKTARSLVGMFQKNFAKFEAQVDAEVRAAAPDLKLAAE; this is encoded by the coding sequence GTGCAAGAGACGGGTCTACGCAACGGTGCCTTCGGCGCCGACAAATTCGGCTTAAAAAATCTCAAGACGGTGCATTGGAATCTCGGTGCGCCGCAACTGTATCAGTACTCGCTCTCCGCGGGTGAAGCTGTGCTGTCGGCCGATGGCGCATTGTGCGCGGATACTGGTGAGTTTACCGGGCGCAGCCCCAAGGACAAGTTCACGGTTCGCGATGCGACCACCGACAAGAACATGTGGTGGGCCGGCAACCAGTCGATCACGTCGGACCAGTTCGCCGCGCTCTATGCCGACTTCCTCAAGCACGCTGAAGGCATGACATTGTTCGCGCAGGACCTTTACGGCGGTGCGGATCCGAGCTTCCAGATCAAGACCCGCGTCTTCACCGAACTCGCCTGGCACTCGCTGTTCATCCGCACGCTGCTGATCCGTCCCGAAGCCTCAGTGCTGCGCGATTTCGTGCCCGAACTCACCATTATCGACCTGCCGAGCTTCCGCGCCGATCCCAAACGCCACGGCGTGCGGTCGGAGAACGTCGTCGCGATCGATTTCGCCCGCAAGATCGTCCTGATCGGCGGGTCTTATTATGCAGGCGAGATGAAGAAGTCGGTCTTCACCACGCTGAACTATTACCTGCCCGCCAAGGGCGTGCTGCCGATGCACTGCTCGGCCAATGTCGGGCCCAAGGGCGACGCTGCGATCTTCTTCGGCCTGTCCGGCACCGGCAAGACCACGCTCTCGGCCGATCCGAACCGCACGCTGATCGGCGACGATGAGCATGGCTGGGGCAATGACGGCGTCTTCAACTTCGAGGGTGGCTGCTACGCCAAGTGCATCAAGCTGTCGAAGGAAGCCGAGCCGCAGATCTACGCTGCGAGCAAGCGCTTCGGCGCGGTGCTTGAGAATTGCGTGCTCGACAAAGACACCCGCGAGGTCGATTTCGACGATGGCTCCAAGACCGAGAACACGCGTTCGGCCTATCCGCTCGACTTCATCCCGAACGCATCGCGCACCGGCCGTGCCGGCCAGCCGAAGAACGTCGTGATGCTGGCAGCCGACGCCTTCGGCGTCTTGCCGCCGATTGCAAAGCTGTCGCCGGCGCAGGCGATGTATCACTTCCTGTCCGGCTATACTGCCAAGGTCGCCGGCACCGAGCGCGGCCTCGGCAATGAGCCGCAGCCGGAATTCTCCACTTGCTTCGGCTCGCCATTCCTGCCGCTCGACCCTTCGGTCTACGGCAACATGCTGCGTGAACTGATCGCCAAGCACAATGTCGATTGCTGGCTGGTCAACACCGGCTGGACCGGCGGCAAGTACGGCACCGGCAGCCGGATGCCGATCAAGGTGACGCGCGCACTCCTCACCGCCGCGCTCGACGGCAGCCTGCGCAACGTCCAATTCCGCACCGACAAGTATTTCGGCTTCGCGGTGCCGACGGCGCTGCCGGGCGTGCCGAGCGAGATCCTCGATCCCGTCAACACCTGGAAGGACAAGGCCGAGTTCGACAAGACCGCCCGTAGCCTGGTCGGCATGTTCCAGAAGAACTTTGCCAAGTTCGAAGCCCAGGTCGACGCCGAAGTCCGCGCCGCCGCGCCGGATCTGAAGCTCGCGGCGGAGTAG
- the rocF gene encoding arginase: protein MSDANAPRIALLGVPIEIGASQLGTLMGPDALRTAGIGRILDRLGFAVEDHGNMVKPGVAPDEGPPPANAKYYDTIKGWIRALSERSYSLASSGAVPIFMGGDHSLSMGSVNGVARYWQEQGRPLFVLWVDAHADYNTPQTTETGNMHGMSAAFLCGEPGLDGLLGGEPRASIGPDQLDLFGIRSIDPLEKKLVFERRVAIADMRIIDEFGVGVLIRKIIERVRARNGVLHVSFDVDFLDPAVAPGVGTTVPGGATYREAHLIMELLHDSDLVRSVDIVELNPFLDERGRTARAAVELIGSLFGLQITDRRTPSNAVLPGNG, encoded by the coding sequence ATGTCCGACGCCAACGCTCCCCGCATCGCCCTGCTCGGCGTCCCCATCGAGATCGGAGCCTCGCAGCTCGGCACCTTGATGGGACCGGACGCGCTGCGCACCGCGGGCATCGGCCGCATCCTCGATCGGCTCGGCTTTGCCGTCGAGGACCACGGCAACATGGTCAAACCTGGCGTTGCTCCCGACGAGGGCCCGCCGCCGGCGAACGCCAAATATTACGACACGATCAAGGGCTGGATCCGCGCCCTCAGCGAGCGTTCCTATTCGCTGGCGAGTTCCGGCGCCGTTCCGATCTTCATGGGCGGCGATCATTCGCTGTCGATGGGATCGGTGAACGGCGTCGCGCGCTACTGGCAGGAGCAGGGCCGGCCGCTGTTCGTTCTGTGGGTCGACGCCCATGCCGACTACAACACGCCGCAGACGACGGAGACCGGCAACATGCACGGTATGTCGGCGGCCTTCCTGTGCGGCGAACCCGGCCTCGACGGACTGCTCGGCGGCGAGCCACGCGCCTCGATCGGCCCCGATCAGCTCGACCTGTTCGGCATCCGCTCGATCGATCCGCTGGAGAAGAAGCTGGTGTTCGAGCGCCGCGTCGCGATCGCCGACATGCGCATCATTGACGAGTTCGGCGTCGGCGTATTGATTCGAAAGATCATCGAGCGCGTGCGGGCGCGGAATGGCGTGCTGCATGTCAGCTTCGATGTCGACTTTCTTGATCCCGCCGTCGCGCCCGGCGTCGGCACCACGGTGCCGGGCGGTGCGACCTATCGCGAGGCGCATCTGATCATGGAGTTGCTGCACGATTCCGATCTGGTGCGCTCGGTCGATATCGTCGAGCTCAACCCGTTTCTCGACGAACGCGGCCGCACCGCGCGCGCCGCGGTCGAGTTGATCGGCAGCCTGTTCGGACTGCAGATCACCGATCGCCGCACGCCGAGCAACGCGGTGTTGCCGGGTAACGGCTGA
- a CDS encoding acyl-CoA thioesterase → MLTKAPHLFDDATQVTAGDSCWQGKTSPDYWAFVGPFGGCTAATILRALTDHPQRAGDPLSLTVNFCAPIAEGAFDLDVRLVKANRSSQHWCVEMAQGGGEVATLATAVFAERRPSWSHQQAAFPGAAPFEQARAFPDTPMTWTHQYDFRFVEGEPGFYGSPASPPLDAYSKQWIGDHAPRKIDMLSLMSMSDAFFGRVFLARRELIPFGTVSLTTYFHTSSDELAAEDITRVLAVADAKIFHRSYGDQNGELWSPSGRLLATTTQIAYFKA, encoded by the coding sequence ATGCTCACAAAAGCCCCGCATCTTTTCGACGACGCCACCCAGGTCACCGCTGGCGATAGCTGCTGGCAGGGCAAGACCAGCCCGGACTACTGGGCATTTGTCGGCCCGTTCGGCGGCTGCACGGCCGCGACCATCCTGCGTGCGCTGACCGACCATCCGCAGCGCGCGGGCGATCCGCTGTCACTGACCGTGAATTTCTGCGCGCCGATCGCCGAGGGCGCCTTCGATCTCGACGTTCGGCTGGTCAAGGCCAATCGATCGAGCCAGCATTGGTGCGTGGAGATGGCGCAGGGCGGCGGCGAGGTCGCGACGCTGGCAACCGCCGTGTTCGCCGAGCGCCGCCCATCCTGGTCGCACCAGCAGGCGGCTTTTCCCGGTGCTGCGCCATTCGAGCAGGCGCGCGCGTTTCCGGACACGCCGATGACGTGGACGCACCAGTATGATTTCCGCTTCGTCGAGGGCGAGCCGGGTTTCTACGGCTCCCCGGCGTCGCCGCCGCTCGATGCATATTCCAAGCAGTGGATCGGCGATCACGCGCCGCGCAAGATCGACATGCTGTCGCTGATGTCGATGTCGGACGCCTTCTTCGGCCGGGTGTTTCTGGCGCGGCGGGAACTGATCCCGTTCGGCACGGTCTCGCTAACGACCTACTTTCATACCTCCTCGGACGAGCTCGCAGCCGAGGACATCACGCGGGTGTTGGCGGTAGCTGATGCCAAGATCTTCCACAGGAGCTATGGCGATCAGAACGGCGAATTGTGGTCGCCGTCGGGACGGCTGCTAGCGACGACGACGCAGATCGCCTATTTCAAGGCGTGA